From the genome of Gracilinanus agilis isolate LMUSP501 chromosome 2, AgileGrace, whole genome shotgun sequence, one region includes:
- the MBL2 gene encoding mannose-binding protein C, producing MVVFSWVTILIFIMIKTNYSETIVSERSEQTCCSLVSCGTPGANGAPGKDGRDGLKGEKGEPGQGLRGIQGPPGKVGPPGPPGSQGAPGQQGLKGDKGDSSVALAKLSTLERQIQDLERKMENINESFLKLVTTSTKQVQTLQAQVDRNQNVLTFSLGKKTGKKLFITNGEKATFDRVKVLCEQLGATIATPKNSEENKAIQDLANGISTFLGITDTVQEGQFTYLTGGRVTYTNWKKDEPNDYGPGEDCVLMQNNGLWNDISCTASLLAVCELLV from the exons ATGGTTGTCTTTTCCTGGGTCACAATCCTCATTTTCATTATGATAAAGACTAACTACTCAGAGACAATTGTGAGTGAGAGAAGTGAACAGACCTGCTGTTCCCTGGTTTCTTGTGGTACCCCTGGGGCAAATGGAGCTCctggaaaagatggaagagatggactcaagggagaaaaaggagaaccag GCCAAGGACTCAGAGGTATTCAGGGCCCTCCAGGGAAAGTGGGGCCTCCAGGGCCACCAGGATCACAGGGAGCTCCAGGACAACAAGGCTTAAAAGGAGATAAAGGAGACAGTTCAG TTGCCTTGGCTAAGCTGTCAACCTTGGAGAGGCAAATTCAAGAtcttgaaagaaaaatggaaaatatcaatGAAT cTTTTCTCAAACTGGTCACAACCTCAACTAAACAAGTTCAGACCCTTCAAGCTCAAGTGGACAGGAATCAGAATG TTCTGACCTTCTCCTTGGGcaaaaagactgggaaaaaacTGTTCATAACTAATGGAGAAAAAGCCACTTTTGACAGAGTGAAAGTTCTTTGTGAACAACTTGGAGCTACCATTGCAACCCCAAAGAACAGTGAGGAGAATAAAGCTATCCAGGACTTGGCCAACGGCATCTCAACTTTCCTGGGTATCACAGACACAGTGCAAGAAGGACAGTTTACATACCTGACAGGAGGAAGAGTGACTTACACCAATTGGAAAAAAGATGAACCCAATGATTATGGACCCGGGGAAGACTGTGTATTAATGCAGAATAATGGATTATGGAATGATATATCCTGTACCGCTTCCTTGCTGGCTGTCTGTGAATTACTTGTTTAA